ACTGTACTTTTCATGTATTTCCGTACTTTTTCTAGCCAACGGGCTATCTGTAAACACTTTGATAGGCTCTATCTCATGTTTATCATAAAGCTTATTTAAAGTATAAAGTAAAGCCTGCGTTCTCCCTACACTAAAAGTAGGAATAATCAGTCTTCCCGGAACCTCTATGCAGCACTCTTGAATAATTTCTTTAAGGCGTTGCTCTGCTACTTCGTCATCTTCATGCTCTCTATTTCCATACGTAGTTTCACATACCAAATAATCTACTTCTGGCACTGGGTATGGGTCGGGTAGTAAAGGATAATTACGCCTTCCTATATCTCCAGAAAAGCAGATACTTTCCATTTTTCCATTATTTTCTACCTCTATTAGTATATGAGCAGCTCCTAATAAGTGTCCTGCTGGCAAAAATGTTACCCAACCATTATCCTTAAATTTGAAACGTTTATTAAAAGCCAATGGAACAAAATTATCCATAGCGTAATTAACTTGGGCTGACAGGTAGTAAGGACCAGACTTTACTGCTCTTCTTTTTTTAGAATATTTCTTATTTTTCTCTATAGCCTTCAGCTTCCTTTGGTAAAGTGAAGCCGCATCGTAAAGAAGTATTTCGGCAAGTTCTAGAGTAGGCTCGGTACATAAGACCTGCCCTTCATAACCTTCTCTATAAAGGTTTGGAATTTGACCACTGTGGTCTATGTGAGCATGTGTAAGCAGCACCAAGTTTACCATACTAGCGTCAAACGGAAATAAACCAAAAGAGTCATCAGGTTCTTCGGTCTTTTCTTTGCCACTTAAATCAGTACCACAATCTATCAAGACACGGTAGTCGTCATCCAACTCTAATAAAAAAGTGCTGCCGGTTACCTGTCTAGCTGCTCCAAAAAAGGAAAGTTTCATCAAATTTTATATCGCTTGTTGAAGGATTACTAAGAAATCAAGAAAGCAAAGGTATTGATTTAAGTTTTAGTAAATTATTTATTGAATGAAGTATTATGGGCCGATATCAGCTGAAACAGCGGATATATTCATATTTTTTCGTCAGAAGTGGTACTTCACAAGTATATTTAGGCCTATTACAAAGCTTATCAATCTGATAAATGACATTTTTTGCATTAATTCTCCTTCAATTTTCTGCCATACAAAGTGAACTCCTCACCGACCTCAAAAGGTTTCAGGTGAGCGACGGCATAGAACATGGCACCGTAGCAGCATCCATACACCGAGTTTCTGACAACAAACCCGTTCTGTCTTTCAATGAGGAAAAAGGCGTTAACTCCGCCAGTACCTTAAAACTCATCACCACCGCCACCATTTTAAATAAACTAGGCTCTGGCTTTCGTTATAAAACGGATCTCTTTTATACAGGACAAATAAGTAACAACTCGCTAAATGGTGACCTCCTAATTGAAGGAAATGGAGACCCAAGCTTTGGCTCTGAAAGAGGCCGTAACCCCTACGACCAAGTTTTAGATGATATCTATCAAACTTTAAATACATTGGGCATAAAGGAAATAAACGGCAACATCATTATTGATGACGAAACTGTTTTTGAATTTGATGCACCAGATTCTTGGATATGGGGAGACATGGGCAATTACTACGGTGCTCTCCCTCATAAATTCAATATCAATGAAAACTTCTTCCGAGTATATTTTGACCCTGGAAATTCTGTAGGGGCTAATGCTACGGTAAAAAACCTCATTCCTTTTGACCCTGACTGGCAAATAATAAATTTGGTAAAAACAGGTACATCTAATAGCGGCGATCAAGTTTACATTTATAGTAACCCAAATTCTGAGGTATTAATATTAAAAGGTACTGTACCTTTAGGAAGGAAAAACTTTCCAGTAAAAGGCTCTATTCCTAATCCAGCGAAACTGTTTAGGGTTGAGCTCCTTAAAATGCTAGAAAAAAAAGGAATTGAAGTGGCCGACAGGCACTTAACACCTTTGGCGGCGGACTTGCCAAATTCGCAAACGGAAAGGCATCTTATTAAAAGGTTTCTATCCCAAACACTAGAAGAACTCAGTCAAGACTGCAACTTCTCCAGTATAAATCTTTACGCTGATGCTTTCCTTCATACCACCTCATTAGCAGATACGGGATTTGAAAACTTTAATGATGCCCTGAAGTCTTTGCGTTCTCATTGGGAAGAAAGAGTCTCCGACCTTGCTGGATTTAACCCAAAAGATGGCAGTGGCTTATCCCCGTCAGGTTACATTACAGCCAGCAACATGACAAATATTTTATCTGCTATGAGCAAAGAGGTGGAATATGAGTCTTTTCTAAATACCATACCTGTTTTAGGTCAAGAGGGTAGTGTCCGTTACAAAGACCGCCAAAAAAGAACTGATGGAAGGGTTAAAGCTAAAAGTGGTTCCATAGAAAGTACCAGAGCTTTTGCAGGATATTTTACAGACAAACAAGGTACTGATTATGCCTTTATGGTGGCTGTAAATCGGTATGAGCCAGATGCTTCTTCTAAGGTTCGAAGTTTTCTCGATAATTTTTTAGTTAAAATGGGCACTAAATAGAAAATTCTACTGCCTAAAGCGATATTTCTTCCGATCCCTTAAGCATAAAATCAAAAGAAATAATATAGCTTTACGTTTTATTATAATTCATCAATAAGGCACCACCTATTCAGGTGCAAGCTGTTTCATAAAATGCTCAGTAACAAAGAAATGCAAGAGGTGCTTCTTTTAGCAGAAGACCTTCAAAATGGTTCTATTTCAACGGTGAAAAATGATTTTGCTGACAGAATGGAACCCATCATTAAGTCACCATCATCAAAACATTTTCTTATTCGTTTGATGGATGTAGCCTTTCGATCAAATAATAACCAAAGAGTTTCTGATTATGTATTAGGACTTTTCAACACTGGAAATGAGCATAAAGGCCTTTTTAATGCCTTTGAAAGTATTCTAGTAAAGCTATATCGTAGTATTGGCCATTACTTCCCGTCCATTAGTGTGCCATTAATGCTTTCGCAAATTCAACAAGTAACCAACTCCATTGTTTTCTTTGTGGGCAAAAGTAAATTTACGGCACACGCTGCTCAAAGAAAAAGCGAAGGTATACGTCTTAACGTCAATCTTATTGGCGAAGCTTTGATAGGTGAAAAAGAAGCAGCCGAGAGAATCCAACAGTACAAAGATTTACTACGTCAAAGCGATGTAGACTATATCTCTATAAAAATTTCTACTATTTACTCTCAAATTACGTCATTGGCGTATGAGCATTCTGTTGCCCTTTTGGTAGAAAAACTTTCTTCCATTTATGATGAAATCTATTTGATTCATCAAGAAACTGGTATATGGAAGTTTGTCAATTTAGACATGGAGGAGTATCGCGACCTTCAAATGACCGTTGACACGTTTACAAGAACACTTTCTTTAGAAAAATATAAAAATCTAAGAGCTGGAATTGTATTACAGGCATATCTTCCTGACACATTTGATGAGTTGGTAAAACTTCAAAACTGGGCTACTGAAAGAGTAAAACAAGGTGGTTCACCTGTAAAAGTAAGATTAGTAAAAGGTGCCAACATGGAAATGGAAATGACCGAAGCTTCTCTAGAAGATTGGGAAGTGGCTCCATACACCCAGAAAGTACATACTGATGCTAATTTCAAAAAACTACTTCTACAAGCTCTATCTCTGGATAAACTAAAAGCTTTAAACTTAGGTATTGCTTCACACAATATTTTTGACCTTGCTTTTGGACTTCACTTTGTTCAAAAAAACAACCTTTACGATTATGTAGAGTTTGAAATGCTAGAAGGCATGGCAAACGAAACCGTAAGAAGTTTGGCCTCCCAAAAAGCTCATATTCTTCTTTACACACCTATTGTCAAGAAAGAGAATTACAACTCTGCCATGGCTTATCTGGTACGCAGATTGGACGAAGGAACACAAGACGGCAACTTCCTGAAAGAAGGGTTTGGACTTCAGGTTGATTCTGACAAATGGAATGAAATTAAAAGGCAGTTCTTAAGCTCCGTAGAACTAATTGAAACGGTTTCTACCACAACAAAGAGAGAACAAAACAGAAATACAGAAACCTTTATTCCCCAGGAGAGTTTTTATAACGTTGCCAACACTGACTGGACTTTACAAGTAAATAGAGACTGGATAGAAGGTGTAAGAACTAACTGGCATGAAAACCTTCCTAGCCTAATTCCTGTGGTACCAAAGAGTGACAGTAATGACACCGTTCAGCTTGAAGGTTGGAATGGAATGCCGAATTGGTCATATCAAATGGCATCAGAAAATGATTACCATGATTTTCTAAAAACAGAAACCAACTGGCATAATGAGTCTGTTCAAAAAAGAGCAGAAATATTACGTAACGTGGCGGTGGAAATAGAAAAAAATCGTGGATTACTAATCTCTGTAGCAATAGCCGAACTTGGAAAAACTACCGCAGAGGTGGATGTAGAAGTTTCCGAGGCAGTGGACTTTGCTAATTATTACGCAGAATCTATTCTAAAGCTTTCTGATGAAATTGAAATCACCCATAAAGAGGGAGTCAATCTAATTCTATCTCCTTGGAACTTCCCAGTGGCTATTCCCATAGGTGGAGTTTTGGCTTCTTTAGCAGCTGGTAAAAGAGCAATTCTTAAACCTTCTTCTAATGCTACGGCCACTGCCTATTTGACAAGTAAATGTTTATTTGACGCTGGCATCTCTACTGATATTTTTGCCTTTCTACCTACCGAAGAAAGAAATCTGGACCCGTTCCTAGCAAGTGGAAACACTTTTGACGCAGTCATACTTACAGGAAGCACAGACACTGCTCAGTTTCTATTAAATCGCAATCCAACGCTTAACCTTTTTGCTGAAACTGGGGGTAAAAACAGCACCATAGTATCTGCATTGGCAGATAGAGAGCAAGCCATTAAAAATGTGGTTCAAAGTGCTTTTGGAAATGCAGGTCAAAAATGCTCCGCCACTTCGTTATTGATTTTAGAAGATGAGATTTTTGAGGATGAACACTTCAAAGCCCTTTTAAAAGATGCCGCAGAAAGTAAGTTTCATGGCAACCCTTGGAATTTAGAGACGCAAATCGGTCCATTGGCCGTTCCTATTCCAGAGAAGATTCTACATGTTCTTGAAAATACTGCAGATGAAGATTGGCTAGTAAAACCAGTTAGAAAAGGGGATTTCTTTTTAAGTCCTGGCATCAAATGGGGTATTACTACAGAAAGCTATGAATATCAAAATGAGCTTTTCGGGCCTATTCTTTCTGTAATGAAAGCTAAGAACTTAGAAGAAGCTATTGCCCTAGTAAATGGTGTAGACTACGGCTTAACCTCTGGACTAGAGTCTCTAGACAAAAACGAGGTAGCCATTTGGAAAAGTAAGATAAAAGCAGGTAACCTTTATGTAAACAGACCTACCACTGGTGCCATAGTAGAAAGGCAGCCATTTGGGGGAATGAAAGCTTCTAACTTCGGTTTTGGAATGAAAGCAGGTGGGCTAAACTATGTGCTACAGTTTTTAACTCCTGCCAAGAAAGAAGCAACTTTGGCCGAAGCAGAGAATAGTTATAAAAAATGGGCAACTGAGCTATTTGAAAAGGAAATAGACTACGCCAAACTAAGAGGTCAGTATAACCTAAACAGCTATATGAAACCTGAAAAGGTTCTAATTTTGACTGATGCAAAAACTAGCGATCATGATTTAGAATTGGTCAAAACAGCATGTAAGGTTCTTGGTTTAAAGCAGGAAACTAAGGCTCCTTATGACCTTTCTAAAAATGAAATAAATCATGATACGGTTATCCGTTCTTTGGCTACAGAAAACATGGACGAACTAAGATTATTATGTCATGAAAAATCTGTTCAAATTTATGAAGTAACCCCAAGTCCAAATGGAAGAATTGAGCTTTTAAACTATCTGACAGAGCAAAATTTCTCTTTTAATTTTCACAGATATGGTAATTTATTGGGCGAAGCATAATAAGTACCTCGCCAAAAATGATAAATTGCAGAATAAACAATAAAGTCAAGCATGCAGTTATTTGGAATTGATGTAGGAGGTTCGGGAATTAAAGGTGCACCTGTGAACTTAGAAACGGGTGAATTAATGGAAGAAAGATTTAGAGTAGAAACTCCCAGACCAGCACTTCCAGGAACTATGGCATTGGCTGTAAAAGAGGTTCTTGACCATTTTAATTGGAAAGGACCCGTTGGTGTTGGCTTCCCAACCATTGTGGCCAATGGTCAATGTAAATCACAAAGTAACCTCCACAAAGACTGGGTTAACGTACACATTGACAAGCTTTTTAAAGAAGTTTGTGGAAACAACTTTAAAGTTATTAATGATGCTGATGCAGCGGGTTTAGCAGAAATGCAATATGGGTCAGGAAAAGGCCAAAAAGGATTAGTAGTAACCGTGACCTTAGGAACTGGAATAGGTTCTGGTGTTTTTTATAATGGTCAACTTATTCCAAACTTCGAACTAGGTCATTTACGATATAAGAAAAATACGCCTGTAGAAAAGTACGCTGCGGATTCTGTAAGAAAAAACAAAAACCTTAGTAATGACGAGTGGGCTGAACGCTTAAATTACTTTTTTAAATACGTAAAAAGAGTTTGCTCACCTGATTTAATAATTGTTGGTGGTGGAGCAAGTAAAAAATGGGATAAACTCTATCCTCATTTCTCTGACGATATAAACTTGGTAGTAGCTGAAACCAGAAATGAAGCAGGTATTATAGGTGCTGCAATGGCCTCTATAGGTATGGCTAAAGACGCTTAAGTATTTTAGTGCTCCTGCTTCTTATAGCAGGAGACTCTTCTCCATATTTCAGAAGCATCTCTTCTAGAACCAGTTTAAATTCTTGTTTGAGTTCAGGATATTTCTTAACCAATCTTTGGCAAGCGTACATTGCATGTGCTTTGATTCCAATAGACGATTTATCTTGAAGGTAGTTCAGGCATAAATCATACACCTTCCCTTCTATAACTTCTGTATAACCATAATCTCCCCAGTGTCGGCAAATAGCCCTAACCACGGCATCATGAAGGTCTGGTTCCTTTAATTTCTCAAGAAAGTCTTCCTGATAAACCTTAACTATTTCTGGCGTTTCGTCGGTAATAAAATGTAATACCCAAGCCGCTTTTTGACTTAAAACAATATCATCACTAAAGAAACAGTCTGCCCATTCTTGGCACCTATCCGCGTCATGACCTATATAAGCCACTATTCTTGCACAGGTAGCTTTTGACCTATCTCGCAGCAAAGTTCCCCTAATGTTCATTCTATTCTTCCTCGTCGGATGGCTCCTCTATATTATGAAGGTCCATTAAATGTTCTAAAAGGGCTTCATTACTTCGCCAAAGAATCTTATAGACTTCTTGAAATGCTTCATGAGACTCATAATAAGGGTCTGGAACCTCTTGAACACCTCTTACCTCAGGGTCAAAGTCTCTAATCAAAAAGAGTTTTTCTGCCGGTGGTGGCATATTTTT
This sequence is a window from Arcticibacterium luteifluviistationis. Protein-coding genes within it:
- a CDS encoding proline dehydrogenase family protein, with the protein product MLSNKEMQEVLLLAEDLQNGSISTVKNDFADRMEPIIKSPSSKHFLIRLMDVAFRSNNNQRVSDYVLGLFNTGNEHKGLFNAFESILVKLYRSIGHYFPSISVPLMLSQIQQVTNSIVFFVGKSKFTAHAAQRKSEGIRLNVNLIGEALIGEKEAAERIQQYKDLLRQSDVDYISIKISTIYSQITSLAYEHSVALLVEKLSSIYDEIYLIHQETGIWKFVNLDMEEYRDLQMTVDTFTRTLSLEKYKNLRAGIVLQAYLPDTFDELVKLQNWATERVKQGGSPVKVRLVKGANMEMEMTEASLEDWEVAPYTQKVHTDANFKKLLLQALSLDKLKALNLGIASHNIFDLAFGLHFVQKNNLYDYVEFEMLEGMANETVRSLASQKAHILLYTPIVKKENYNSAMAYLVRRLDEGTQDGNFLKEGFGLQVDSDKWNEIKRQFLSSVELIETVSTTTKREQNRNTETFIPQESFYNVANTDWTLQVNRDWIEGVRTNWHENLPSLIPVVPKSDSNDTVQLEGWNGMPNWSYQMASENDYHDFLKTETNWHNESVQKRAEILRNVAVEIEKNRGLLISVAIAELGKTTAEVDVEVSEAVDFANYYAESILKLSDEIEITHKEGVNLILSPWNFPVAIPIGGVLASLAAGKRAILKPSSNATATAYLTSKCLFDAGISTDIFAFLPTEERNLDPFLASGNTFDAVILTGSTDTAQFLLNRNPTLNLFAETGGKNSTIVSALADREQAIKNVVQSAFGNAGQKCSATSLLILEDEIFEDEHFKALLKDAAESKFHGNPWNLETQIGPLAVPIPEKILHVLENTADEDWLVKPVRKGDFFLSPGIKWGITTESYEYQNELFGPILSVMKAKNLEEAIALVNGVDYGLTSGLESLDKNEVAIWKSKIKAGNLYVNRPTTGAIVERQPFGGMKASNFGFGMKAGGLNYVLQFLTPAKKEATLAEAENSYKKWATELFEKEIDYAKLRGQYNLNSYMKPEKVLILTDAKTSDHDLELVKTACKVLGLKQETKAPYDLSKNEINHDTVIRSLATENMDELRLLCHEKSVQIYEVTPSPNGRIELLNYLTEQNFSFNFHRYGNLLGEA
- a CDS encoding MBL fold metallo-hydrolase RNA specificity domain-containing protein, whose amino-acid sequence is MKLSFFGAARQVTGSTFLLELDDDYRVLIDCGTDLSGKEKTEEPDDSFGLFPFDASMVNLVLLTHAHIDHSGQIPNLYREGYEGQVLCTEPTLELAEILLYDAASLYQRKLKAIEKNKKYSKKRRAVKSGPYYLSAQVNYAMDNFVPLAFNKRFKFKDNGWVTFLPAGHLLGAAHILIEVENNGKMESICFSGDIGRRNYPLLPDPYPVPEVDYLVCETTYGNREHEDDEVAEQRLKEIIQECCIEVPGRLIIPTFSVGRTQALLYTLNKLYDKHEIEPIKVFTDSPLARKSTEIHEKYSRYLNDEAKEIKRLDDTLFDFENLHYLKTNQESQSVAFHNEACIIISSSGMITGGRIEHHIAENIENPYATILFIGYATEGTIGHKLRNKELSELTIRGAKKDVNAKIRSTDVFSGHGDLEDLTYFAKQQNPEKLKKVFLVHGELESMLNFKTVLESEGFDNIQIPEKGEVFEI
- the dacB gene encoding D-alanyl-D-alanine carboxypeptidase/D-alanyl-D-alanine endopeptidase, which encodes MTFFALILLQFSAIQSELLTDLKRFQVSDGIEHGTVAASIHRVSDNKPVLSFNEEKGVNSASTLKLITTATILNKLGSGFRYKTDLFYTGQISNNSLNGDLLIEGNGDPSFGSERGRNPYDQVLDDIYQTLNTLGIKEINGNIIIDDETVFEFDAPDSWIWGDMGNYYGALPHKFNINENFFRVYFDPGNSVGANATVKNLIPFDPDWQIINLVKTGTSNSGDQVYIYSNPNSEVLILKGTVPLGRKNFPVKGSIPNPAKLFRVELLKMLEKKGIEVADRHLTPLAADLPNSQTERHLIKRFLSQTLEELSQDCNFSSINLYADAFLHTTSLADTGFENFNDALKSLRSHWEERVSDLAGFNPKDGSGLSPSGYITASNMTNILSAMSKEVEYESFLNTIPVLGQEGSVRYKDRQKRTDGRVKAKSGSIESTRAFAGYFTDKQGTDYAFMVAVNRYEPDASSKVRSFLDNFLVKMGTK
- the ppgK gene encoding polyphosphate--glucose phosphotransferase, translating into MQLFGIDVGGSGIKGAPVNLETGELMEERFRVETPRPALPGTMALAVKEVLDHFNWKGPVGVGFPTIVANGQCKSQSNLHKDWVNVHIDKLFKEVCGNNFKVINDADAAGLAEMQYGSGKGQKGLVVTVTLGTGIGSGVFYNGQLIPNFELGHLRYKKNTPVEKYAADSVRKNKNLSNDEWAERLNYFFKYVKRVCSPDLIIVGGGASKKWDKLYPHFSDDINLVVAETRNEAGIIGAAMASIGMAKDA